The sequence below is a genomic window from Microbacterium sp. SORGH_AS_0888.
GAGCGTGCGATCGAGGCAGAACGACGGCACGGGGCCGGGCGATGACGCATGGTCTCTCGCGCTGCACCGACTGAGCGGAGGAAGCCCCGCACTCATCCACGAGCTGGTCGGCATCGCCGAGCTCAACACCGACGTGGATGCACTGATGCCGCTCGATCTGCGCCTGGACGCCCTCTCGCCGCGGCTCATCGAGATCTCGCACGCCATGCTCGCGCCGCTGACGGCCGCGCAGCGCTGCGTCGTCGCGGTCCTCGGCGAGCTGGGGCCCGTGCCGGCGTCGTACCTGCACCAGCTGATCGGAGCCGAAGACGTGGCGCGGATCAAAGCGTGCGGGCTCCTCTCGCCCTCGACCGACCCCGGGGTGGTGCACACGAGCGAGGTCGTGGCCCACGTCGCCCGTGCCAACGCGGACGAGGAAGCGCTCGGTCTCACGCGGGCGATCGTCGCCGAACGCCTCATCGCCGTCCGTGCGCAGGGCGCGCGGCTCAGTCCGGTCCTGACGGCGTTCTGCGCGCGCCGCGCGCGCCGCCTGGACATCGAGTCCTTCCGCTCCGCGATCCCGGACGCCATGCTGACGCTGGCGCGGTCCTCACAGCCGGCCGAGGCGATCCGAGTCGCGCAGGCACTCACCACGGAGGAGCGGGACGTGCGGGCCGTCACCGCCCTGGTGATGGCTCACCACGCGATCGGCCGGCCCGAGAAGGCGGAGGAGGCCTTCCGCGACATGCCCTCGCCACGCGATCGGGCCGAGGCCGATCTCGTGATCGAGGCCTCGATGACGCACCTCCTCTCGTTGGAGTCCGGCGGGGATCGCGCACGTGCCCATCTGACGGAGATCTCCGAACGGTTCGCGGACGACGCATCGCTGCAGGAACGCATCGACGGGGGCTTCCGGGTCTTCTCACGGATCGGCGGCCAGCCCGGTGTGCTCTCGCCGCCGGAGCAGGACGGCGTGTCCGAGGAGACACGCGCGTTGCGCGACGCGGCGGATGCGCTCATCGCCGCGTTGAGCGGACAGGGGACGGCGGCTCTGCGCCTGCTCGAGCCGCGTGCGTCGACCCATGGCCTGGAGATCGAGCCGGAGACCGACATCTTCCTCCGCCACGCGTTCGTGCACGTGCTGCTGGGACACCAGACATCCCAGGTGCGCCGGGCGACCCGGCGCCGTCTGCTGGCGGCCAGGTGGGAGGACCGCCAGGACGTGCTGCGGGATCTCGCTCTGCTGTACGCGACCCTGCACGCCATGGACGGGTCGGGGCGGGGCGTCTTCGCTACCCTGGGCCTCCTGGACGTCGTGCCGCACGAGACCACGCGCATCTGGTTCGACGTGCTGCGTGCGGGCGCCTATGCGCAGACGGGCGATCTGCTGCACTGCTCCTCTCTCCTCTCGCAGCTCGACCGTGTCCCTGCGCCCTGGGCGCGCGGACTGTTCGGTGTCACGCGGGCGCTCGTGCGGGCTGTGTTCAACGAACGTGACGGCCGCCCGAAGGACGCGGTCGACGCCGTCACCTCGGTCCTCCCGGACGCGGAGTCGCACGCACCCTTCCTGCTTCCCACGCTCTTGCGCGTGGCGTGGCAGGCCGGCATGCCGACTCCGGAGGTGCTCGCCCGCGCCTCGGGCTACGAGTCGCGCCTGGACCTCACGAGTCTGACGAAGCTCATGGCCGATCTGCGCTCGGCCTTGGACGGGAAGGCCCCGCTGGCGCTCGCGAGCCTCACCCGGCGGGAGCGCGAGATCGTGTTGATGGTGATGTCGGGGATGTCGAACGCGGCGATCGCGGGGCGGCTGCATCTGTCGATCCGCACGGTCGAGTCCCACCTCCACCATGCAAGGACGCGCCTGGGCATGGAACGCAGCCAGCGCTTCTGAGCGCGTCAGCGGATGCGGAGCCGGTGCTCCAGCCCCGAACGCACGGCGGGCCACTCGCCCTCGATGACCGAGAACACGACCGTGTCTCGCAGCGTGCCGTCGGGCATCACCGTGTGGTTGCGCAGCACGCCGTCCTGCTTCGCGCCGAGACGTGCGATCGCCGCGCGCGACTGGTGGTTGTGCCAGTGCGTGCGGAACTCGACCGCCACGCACCCGAGCTCCTCGAACGCGCGCTCCAACAGCAGGAGCTTGGCGGCGGGGTTGATCCCGGTGCCCTGTGCGGACACTCCGAGCCAGGTCGAGCCGATCTCGAGCCGTCGGTTGTCGGGATCGAGGTTCATGTAGGTCGTCATGCCCACGGCTCGGCCCGAGCTCGGGTCGATCACGGCCCATGCCGCCATGCGCCCGGCGTCCTGCAGCGCTCGTCGCCGCTCGATCTCGGCAGGCATGCCGTCGGGAGAGGGGATGCGCGTGTACCACGTGCGCCACAGCTCGTGCTCGGCGACCGCTGTCGCAAGCTCCTCGGCGTGCTCGGGCGCCAGGGCGACGAGCCGTACCCGGTCGTTCGCGAGCACCGGGGTCGCGGCGTAGGGCGTGCTCATGCCAGACGCTCGAGCATGGCCTGCGCGCCCTCGTGCAGCACGGCGAGCCGGGATGCGGCATCCGCGGGGTCGTCACCGCGCACGTCGAGATACAGCTTGAGCTTCGGCTCGGTGCCGCTCGGGCGCACGATGACCCGTGAGCCGTCGGCCAGCCAGAGGCGCAGCACATCCCCGGGCGGCAGGTCTTCGAACCCGTTCAGGAGGTCGTCCACGCGCTGGACGGCGACCGTGCCGATCGTCTCGGGGTGCTGTGCCCGCAGTGCCCGCATGATCTGCGCGATCGTGCCGACGTCCTCGACGCGCACCGAGATCTGGTCGCTGGCGAACGAGCCGAAGGTGCGGTCGAACTCGTCGAGGAGGTCCTGCAGGCTCCTGCCCTCGCCGCGAGCCTCGGACACGAGACCGAGCATCGCGGCGGCGGCCGAGATGCCGTCCTTGTCGCGCACCGTCTCGGGGTTCACGAGGTAGCCGAGCGCCTCCTCGAACCCGTAGACGAGGCCGGGGGCGCGCGAGATCCACTTGAAGCCCGTCAGGGTCGCCGTGAAGCCGAGACCGTAGTGCTCTGCGATCGCGGCCAGCCCGGGGGAGGAGACGAGCGAGCAGGCGAGCGTCGCCGTGGCGCCGGCCCCGGATGCCGCCGCATGCCTTGCCGCGCGCCATCCGAGCAGCAGACCGATCTGGTTCCCCGTCAGGCGGCGCCAGCCGCCGGGGGCGTCGGCATCCGGAACCGCGACCGCGAGTCGGTCGGCGTCGGGGTCGTTCGCGAGCACGAGCTCGGCCCGCGCCTCCCGTGCGGTCTCGAACGCGAGGTCCATCGCCCCGGGCTCCTCGGGATTGGGGAAGGAGACCGTCGGGAAGGCCGCATCGGGGTGCAGCTGCGCGTCGACCGTGACCGGCGCGGGATACCCGGCCGCGGCCAGGATCCGGGAGAGCGTCTCCCACCCGACGCCGTGCATCGCGGTGTACACCCAGCGCAGCCCCGCCGCTCCGGCGGGGGCGGGCGCGACCGCGCTCGTCTGGGCGACATAGGCGGTCACGACCGACTCCGGGGCGATCTCATACCCGGTCACCCGGGGCAGATCACGGATGTCGCCCGCGGCCACCCGGTCGATGCAGGCCGCGATCCGGCCGTCCGCGGGGGAGACGATCTGCGATCCGCCGTCGGCGTCGCCCAGGTAGACCTTGTAGCCGTTGTCGTTCGGCGGGTTGTGGCTGGCCGTGACCATGACCCCTGCGGCCGCGTCGAGGTGCCGCACGGCGAAGGCGAGCACCGGGGTCGGCAGGGTGCGGGGCAGCAGGACGGCGCGCAGCCCCGCGCCGGCGAAGATCTCCGCCGAGTCGCGCGCGAACACCTCGGAGTTGCGGCGTCCGTCGTAGCCCACGACGACCGTGGGCGTCTCTCCGCCGGCCCGCTCGGCGAGGTACGCCGCCAGGCCCGCGGCGGCCTGCGTCACGAGCACGCGGTTCATGCGGTTCGGTCCGGCGCCCAGCTCGCCGCGCAGCCCCGCCGTGCCGAACGCCAGCCGCGCGGCGAACCGGTCCGCGAGCGGGGCGGGCTCGCCGGCCTCGGCCCGCGCGATGAGGGCGTCGAGCTCGGCGCGGGTCTCCGCATCCGGGTCCTGGTCGCGCCACGCCCGGGCGGCGTCGAGAAGCGTGGTCACAGCGCCTCGATCACGCGGGCCAGCAGCGCCGAGATCACCGGCTCCGCCTCGCGTCCCGCCTCGATGACCTCGGCATGGCTGAGCGGGGTTGGGGAGATCCCCGCCGCGAGGTTCGTGATGAGCGAGAAGCCCAGCACCTCCATGCCCGCCTGGCGGGCCGCGATCGCCTCGAGCGCGGTCGACATGCCGACGATGTGGCCGCCGATCGCCTTCGCCATCTGCACCTCGGCCGGCGTCTCGTACTGCGGGCCGCGGAACTGGCAGTAGACGCCCTCGTCCAG
It includes:
- a CDS encoding GNAT family N-acetyltransferase → MSTPYAATPVLANDRVRLVALAPEHAEELATAVAEHELWRTWYTRIPSPDGMPAEIERRRALQDAGRMAAWAVIDPSSGRAVGMTTYMNLDPDNRRLEIGSTWLGVSAQGTGINPAAKLLLLERAFEELGCVAVEFRTHWHNHQSRAAIARLGAKQDGVLRNHTVMPDGTLRDTVVFSVIEGEWPAVRSGLEHRLRIR
- a CDS encoding helix-turn-helix transcriptional regulator; amino-acid sequence: MVVVSARGIGRSRLLDAVFSSLADPALLLRPDMLRGFSLKGNGAFPVGPLEATDPVASIIRDDTRVRVLAIDDADGVPPSTLQESIEAARYAGLTVIATAPSPLVPESVFGPWRCVLPSVLDGAAPTLISLEPLGLAATTAMAASVRSRQNDGTGPGDDAWSLALHRLSGGSPALIHELVGIAELNTDVDALMPLDLRLDALSPRLIEISHAMLAPLTAAQRCVVAVLGELGPVPASYLHQLIGAEDVARIKACGLLSPSTDPGVVHTSEVVAHVARANADEEALGLTRAIVAERLIAVRAQGARLSPVLTAFCARRARRLDIESFRSAIPDAMLTLARSSQPAEAIRVAQALTTEERDVRAVTALVMAHHAIGRPEKAEEAFRDMPSPRDRAEADLVIEASMTHLLSLESGGDRARAHLTEISERFADDASLQERIDGGFRVFSRIGGQPGVLSPPEQDGVSEETRALRDAADALIAALSGQGTAALRLLEPRASTHGLEIEPETDIFLRHAFVHVLLGHQTSQVRRATRRRLLAARWEDRQDVLRDLALLYATLHAMDGSGRGVFATLGLLDVVPHETTRIWFDVLRAGAYAQTGDLLHCSSLLSQLDRVPAPWARGLFGVTRALVRAVFNERDGRPKDAVDAVTSVLPDAESHAPFLLPTLLRVAWQAGMPTPEVLARASGYESRLDLTSLTKLMADLRSALDGKAPLALASLTRREREIVLMVMSGMSNAAIAGRLHLSIRTVESHLHHARTRLGMERSQRF
- a CDS encoding phospho-sugar mutase translates to MTTLLDAARAWRDQDPDAETRAELDALIARAEAGEPAPLADRFAARLAFGTAGLRGELGAGPNRMNRVLVTQAAAGLAAYLAERAGGETPTVVVGYDGRRNSEVFARDSAEIFAGAGLRAVLLPRTLPTPVLAFAVRHLDAAAGVMVTASHNPPNDNGYKVYLGDADGGSQIVSPADGRIAACIDRVAAGDIRDLPRVTGYEIAPESVVTAYVAQTSAVAPAPAGAAGLRWVYTAMHGVGWETLSRILAAAGYPAPVTVDAQLHPDAAFPTVSFPNPEEPGAMDLAFETAREARAELVLANDPDADRLAVAVPDADAPGGWRRLTGNQIGLLLGWRAARHAAASGAGATATLACSLVSSPGLAAIAEHYGLGFTATLTGFKWISRAPGLVYGFEEALGYLVNPETVRDKDGISAAAAMLGLVSEARGEGRSLQDLLDEFDRTFGSFASDQISVRVEDVGTIAQIMRALRAQHPETIGTVAVQRVDDLLNGFEDLPPGDVLRLWLADGSRVIVRPSGTEPKLKLYLDVRGDDPADAASRLAVLHEGAQAMLERLA